The Kogia breviceps isolate mKogBre1 chromosome 4, mKogBre1 haplotype 1, whole genome shotgun sequence genome window below encodes:
- the LOC131755526 gene encoding RNA/RNP complex-1-interacting phosphatase-like, with protein MPVSAGVRIAAFPAGRSSAKRKGGKDIPERWKEYLPVGQRMPGTRCIVFKVPLKKDLPETIRYLRICTIGLQVPDDDTIFKFPCAVNGFLKENKDNDI; from the exons ATGCCCGTGAGCGCTGGAGTCAGGATCGCGGCTTTTCCGGCCGGACGTTCATCGGCCAAGAGGAAGGGCGGAAAGGACATCCCGGAAAG GTGGAAAGAGTATCTCCCAGTGGGACAGCGGATGCCTGGGACTCGTTGCATTGTtttcaaagttcctttaaaaaag gacttaccagaaactattcgttatttaagaatttgtacaattgggcttcaggtgccagatgatgacactatttttaaattcccatgtgctgttaatgggtttttgaaagaaaataaagataatg atatttga